In a genomic window of Pseudomonas oryzihabitans:
- the yejK gene encoding nucleoid-associated protein YejK → MPIRHAIVHLIDKKPDGQPATLHARDAELADSQAIENLLADLNDSYNAKPNKAWGLFHEESGAYPFSGWLSAYLEGEQDFVAFSRQAVEHLKGLMESSNLSTGGHVLFAQYQQGMTDYLTIALLHHSEGVTVTETLEVAPAKHLDLGQLHLAARINLSEWRNNKQSRQYISFIRGKGGKKVSDYFRDFIGCQEGVDAKGETRTLLKAFSDYVESEDLPEEAAKEKTDTLVDYASSQAKRGEPMALDALSELMDDQAPRAFYDYIRNKDYGLAPEIPADKRTLNQFRRFTGRAEGLSISFEAHLLGSRIEYDEGQDVLIIREVPSQLKDQLKRRKD, encoded by the coding sequence ATGCCGATCCGTCACGCCATCGTCCATCTGATCGACAAGAAGCCCGACGGCCAGCCCGCGACCCTGCACGCGCGGGACGCCGAACTGGCCGACTCCCAGGCCATCGAGAACCTGCTGGCCGATCTCAACGACAGCTACAACGCCAAGCCCAACAAGGCCTGGGGCCTGTTCCACGAGGAATCCGGCGCCTATCCCTTCAGCGGCTGGCTCAGCGCCTACCTGGAAGGCGAGCAGGATTTCGTCGCCTTCAGCCGCCAGGCGGTGGAGCATCTCAAGGGGCTGATGGAGAGCAGCAACCTCTCCACCGGCGGCCACGTGCTGTTCGCCCAGTACCAGCAGGGCATGACCGACTACCTGACCATCGCCCTGCTGCACCATAGCGAAGGGGTGACCGTCACCGAGACCCTGGAAGTGGCCCCGGCCAAGCACCTGGACCTGGGCCAGCTGCACCTGGCGGCGCGCATCAATCTCTCGGAATGGCGCAACAACAAGCAGTCGCGCCAGTACATCTCCTTCATCCGCGGCAAGGGTGGCAAGAAGGTCTCGGACTACTTCCGCGATTTCATCGGCTGCCAGGAAGGCGTCGACGCCAAGGGTGAGACCCGCACTCTGCTCAAGGCCTTCAGCGACTACGTGGAAAGCGAGGACCTGCCTGAGGAAGCCGCCAAGGAAAAGACCGACACCCTGGTGGACTACGCCAGCAGCCAGGCCAAGCGCGGCGAGCCCATGGCCCTGGACGCCCTCTCCGAACTGATGGACGACCAGGCGCCACGAGCCTTCTACGACTACATCCGCAACAAGGACTATGGCCTGGCGCCGGAGATCCCGGCGGACAAGCGCACCCTCAACCAATTCCGCCGCTTCACCGGCCGCGCCGAGGGGCTGTCGATCAGCTTCGAGGCGCACCTGCTGGGTTCGCGCATCGAGTACGACGAAGGCCAGGACGTGCTGATCATTCGCGAGGTGCCCAGCCAGCTCAAGGACCAGCTCAAGCGGCGCAAGGACTGA
- a CDS encoding GntR family transcriptional regulator, whose protein sequence is MGNTLASRLIPDILTYIASHQLAVGTRLPERVLAERLRVSRSPVRSALQQMAEQALLLRHPEGGFAVAAGALAATPPAREEVSTNERLYLAIARDRIEGELPLKVSENELLRRYPITRGQLTDILRRIVQEGWAERLPGYGWSFVEGLTSPAAYAQSYRFRLLIEPAGIREADFTLDAEALRRCRDEQELLATGRVFETSPAEIFDANTRLHETIARCSGNAFILDALRRLNRLRRLIEYQKSVDRQQAQRRCQEHLQLIDLLLEDRREEAALFMIRHLSNAAEEKQEPAAS, encoded by the coding sequence ATGGGCAACACCCTCGCCTCCCGCCTGATTCCCGACATCCTCACCTACATCGCCTCGCACCAGTTGGCGGTGGGCACCCGGCTGCCCGAGCGGGTTCTGGCCGAGCGGCTGCGGGTGTCGCGCTCGCCGGTGCGCAGCGCCCTGCAGCAGATGGCCGAGCAAGCCCTGCTCCTACGCCACCCCGAAGGCGGCTTCGCCGTGGCTGCCGGGGCCCTGGCAGCCACGCCTCCGGCGCGCGAGGAGGTCTCCACCAACGAACGCCTGTACCTGGCCATCGCCCGCGACCGCATCGAGGGCGAGTTGCCGCTGAAGGTCTCGGAAAACGAGCTGCTCCGCCGCTACCCGATCACCCGTGGCCAACTGACCGACATCCTCAGGCGTATCGTTCAGGAGGGCTGGGCCGAGCGCTTGCCGGGCTATGGCTGGAGTTTCGTCGAGGGCCTCACCTCCCCTGCCGCCTACGCCCAGAGCTATCGCTTCCGTCTGCTGATCGAGCCGGCCGGCATCCGCGAAGCCGACTTCACCCTGGATGCCGAAGCACTGCGCCGCTGCCGCGACGAGCAGGAACTACTGGCCACCGGGAGGGTGTTCGAAACCTCGCCCGCGGAGATCTTCGACGCCAACACCCGCCTGCACGAGACCATCGCCCGCTGCTCGGGCAATGCCTTCATCCTCGACGCCCTGCGTCGGCTCAATCGCCTGCGCCGGCTGATCGAATACCAGAAGTCGGTGGATCGGCAGCAGGCTCAGCGCCGCTGCCAGGAGCACCTGCAGCTCATCGACCTGCTGCTGGAGGACCGCCGCGAGGAGGCGGCGCTGTTCATGATCCGCCATCTAAGCAATGCCGCCGAGGAGAAGCAGGAGCCGGCCGCGTCCTGA
- a CDS encoding amino acid permease — MSTPSPSLQRRLKPRHLNMIAIGGSIGTGLFVASGATVATAGPGGALAAYALIGLMVYFLMTSLGEMAAYQPVSGSFSIYGSRFVEDGFGFALGWNYWYNWAVTIAAELVAAQLVMGFWFPEVPGLIWSALFLGLMFLLNAVSVRGFGESEFWFAAIKVATVVVFIGLGLAAILGIFSGIEPPGLAIFTQGEAPFVGGLQAMVGVAMIAGFSFQGTELIGIAAGESENPRKNVPIAIRQVFWRILMFYVLAIFVIGMLIPYTDPRLLQNDATDVSVSPFTLLFERAGLAFAASLMNAVILSAVLSAGTSGMYASTRMLHSLAEQGKAPRLFARVARNGVPRNALLATTAVGALCFFTSLVGDKALYGWLLNTSGMCGFIAWLGIAVSHYRFRKGYLAQGRRLEDLPYRARLFPFGPLLAFALCLVITLGQNYAALFGPNGVDWVGLAATYISLPLFLAVWLGYRFKHGSRLVKLQEMDVRPSGD; from the coding sequence AACATGATCGCCATCGGCGGCTCCATCGGCACCGGCCTGTTCGTCGCTTCCGGCGCCACCGTGGCCACGGCCGGTCCGGGCGGCGCCCTGGCGGCCTATGCGCTGATCGGCCTGATGGTCTACTTCCTGATGACCAGCCTGGGCGAGATGGCCGCCTACCAGCCGGTATCGGGCTCCTTCTCCATCTATGGCAGCCGTTTCGTCGAGGACGGCTTCGGCTTCGCCCTCGGCTGGAACTACTGGTACAACTGGGCGGTGACCATCGCCGCCGAGCTGGTGGCCGCGCAACTGGTGATGGGCTTCTGGTTTCCCGAGGTACCAGGGCTGATCTGGAGCGCGCTGTTCCTCGGCCTGATGTTCCTGCTCAACGCCGTCTCGGTGCGCGGCTTCGGCGAGAGCGAATTCTGGTTCGCCGCGATCAAGGTGGCCACCGTGGTGGTCTTCATCGGCCTGGGCCTGGCCGCCATCCTCGGCATCTTCAGCGGCATCGAACCGCCGGGGCTTGCCATCTTCACCCAGGGCGAGGCGCCCTTCGTCGGCGGCCTGCAGGCCATGGTCGGGGTGGCCATGATCGCTGGCTTCTCCTTCCAGGGCACCGAATTGATCGGCATCGCCGCGGGCGAATCGGAGAATCCGCGCAAGAACGTGCCCATCGCCATCCGCCAGGTGTTCTGGCGCATCCTGATGTTCTATGTGCTGGCGATCTTCGTCATCGGCATGCTGATCCCCTACACCGATCCGCGCCTGTTGCAGAACGACGCCACCGACGTCTCCGTCTCGCCGTTCACCCTGCTGTTCGAGCGTGCCGGCCTGGCCTTCGCCGCCAGCCTGATGAACGCGGTGATCCTCTCGGCGGTACTCTCCGCCGGTACCTCCGGCATGTACGCCTCGACGCGGATGCTGCACAGCCTGGCCGAACAGGGCAAGGCGCCACGCCTGTTCGCCCGGGTCGCGCGCAATGGGGTGCCGCGCAACGCCCTGCTGGCGACCACGGCGGTGGGCGCCCTGTGCTTCTTCACCTCGCTGGTGGGCGACAAGGCCCTCTACGGCTGGCTGCTCAACACCTCGGGCATGTGCGGCTTCATCGCCTGGCTGGGCATCGCCGTGTCCCACTACCGCTTCCGTAAAGGCTACCTGGCCCAGGGCCGCCGCCTGGAAGACCTGCCCTATCGCGCCCGGCTGTTCCCCTTCGGCCCGCTGCTGGCCTTCGCCCTCTGCCTGGTGATCACCCTGGGGCAGAACTACGCCGCCCTGTTCGGTCCGAACGGGGTCGACTGGGTGGGCCTGGCCGCCACCTACATCAGCCTGCCTCTGTTCCTCGCCGTCTGGCTGGGCTATCGATTCAAGCACGGCAGCCGGCTGGTGAAGCTGCAGGAGATGGACGTCAGGCCGAGCGGGGATTGA